AACAGCCGGGGCGGGCGCCGCAAGCCGTTCTCCGACGAGATGGCCCGAGCACTGGCCAACGGGGCCAACCTGCAGCGTTTTGACGACATGGATGTCGAGGATCGTGGGTTGCGGCTGGTCTGGGAAGCGCTGGTACTGACCGGGCGCCGATGCGGGGAGGTTCTCGAAGTGAGGCTGGAGTGCATCGGCCGCTACAAGGGCTTGCCGATGTTCTGGCACGACCAGACCAAGGTCGGGAACATGGACGAGGGTATCCGCATCCCGGAGCGGCTCTTCCAGGCCATCGGGCAGCGCCAGGCCAAGACCATCGCCCGGTTCGTCCAGCGGCACGGCCGCCCGCCGACCGCGCAGGAGCGGTCGGAGATCGCCCTGTTCCCTCGGCGCGGAACCAACCGGTCACTCCTCAAGAGTGTCAGCTACGGATGGTTCCAGAGCCTTTTCAGTGACTGGGTGGCAACCCTCGATCTCGCTCATTGCGTCGCCCATCAGGCCCGCCACACCCTGGCGACCAACCTCCTCAAGGCCGGCGCGAACCTCACCCATGTGAAGCGCTATCTCGGCCAGGTCTCCGACGCGATGGCCGAGCACTACGTCCACCTCGCGAACACCGATCCCAAGCTCGAACAGGCTCTCAACGCCGTCTGGGTCGCAGGACCGGGCTCGGCGGAGCCGGGCCTGGTCCTGTCCGCCGGCGAGGACATGACCCGCGAACAGGCCGAGGCCCTTGCGATCGACCTCACCCGCCGTTCCACCCCCGCCGAAGGCGGGTTCTGCACCTTCCAGCCTGTCGTCAACGGTGATGCCTGCCCCTGGAACGTGGACTGCCACAACTGCGACAAGTTCGTCCTCTCCGGCGCCGACCTCGTCTACTGGCACCGCAAGCGCGAGCAGTGGCGCACGGTCGCCGAGGGCGCTGACGACCCCAAGGTTGCCGACTACCTCCACGACTTCTTCGAGCCCACCGCCCGCGCGATCGACGGCCTGGAGAAGGCCTTGGCCGCTGTCGGGCTCCTGGACGAGGCGCTCACCCTTGACCTCCGCCGGCCGCAGGACTACTTCGGCCGCGTCTGGAGCACGGCCTTCCGCGCCCAGGAACTCGCCCGCCACGAAGCCGAGACTGATGAGGAAGCCGCGTGAGGCCAGAATCCACAGCAGCAGCCATCGCGGCCCGCCGCACCCAGACCCAGCAGAAGCTGGAACAGGTCTCCACCGCGATCGGCCAGCTCCGCCGCGAACGCGGCCGGCCCACGATCCGCGGCATTGCCCAGCGCGCTGGCGTATCCGCCACGTTTCTCTACGAGAACACTGAGGCCCGCGTGCTCGTGGCGAACACCGTCACCGACAGCCGCAGCCGCCACGACCGTCAGGCCCAGCAGCAGCACGACCAGATCGAGGCGACCTGGCGCGAACGCGCGCTGAACGCCGAGGCCGAGCTCACTCGCACCCAGAAGGAGGTCCTGTCCCAGCGGCAGCGGATCGGCGAGCTCATGGGCCAGATCCGCGACTTCGACCAGATGGTCCCCGGCGAGTCACTTCAGTCCCTGACTACCGAGAACACCACCCTCCGGCACCGCGTTCAGCAGCTGACCCGCGAGCACCGGACCCTGCAGGAACGCCTCGAAGGCGCCCGGTCCAACCTCCGCTTCGCCGACAAGCGCGTCGCCGACCTCGAAGTCCAACTCCTCGAACAGACCAGGTCGTGACGAATCCCCCAGCCGTGATCCACCTCCACCGCGACCAGGCCGCCTCACTCGTCCGGCTGCTGCGAGAGCTGGAACGGTTCCTCGAGGAGTGCGGCGAAACCGTCGAAGCTGCAATGGCAACCCACTTCGGTCTCGACCCGGCCAGCGAGGCGTTCAGCGCCGCCTTCTCCCTCCACGCGGACACGATCGAGAGCGCACTGGGCACTGAGAACACCACGTCGCGAACACCTACGTGACGCATCACCCCAGGTCAGCAGCGTTGCATGCGCTTCGCCGTTCGGAAAAGCCGAAGGCGCTGCCCAGAATCGGGCGAAGGCGATGTGCAACGGGTGCCCCGTGCGCACCGAATGCCTGGCCGATGCCCTGGACAACCGCATCGAGTTCGGCGTGTGGGGCGGCATGACAGAACGTGAACGTCGTGCGCTCCTGCGCCGCAGGCCGACCGTCACCTCCTGGCGTCGCCTCCTGGAAACAGCCCGCATGGAACACGAAGAGCACCCCCGTGGTGCTGTCCCGTCAGGCGGCGCGCTCCAGGAACTGCACGAGGTCTGCTGACCGTTGCCGCGACGCCCATCCGATCACGATGGGTGTTCGGCGCCCGGGTACGAAGCTGCCCATGCCTGGCGTGGTGACCACGTCCCCTCCTCCTGGAGGGGACGCGGTCACCTTCAGGAGGCTGACGTTCGCCGTCACGACTGCCGCGGAGGGGCAAAACGCGCCTCGGCGCGACCCCTTTGTACGGTGACCTGCTCCAGAAGCCGGCCGTCACGGCGGATGTGCCAGGCAATGGGCCCGTGCACGATGGTGAAGCCGTCCGGGCGCGCGGAGACCTGGTGCTCCGAGACCCGCGCGAGCACGAACTCCAGCTGGCCTCGGATCACGGCCAGCCGCTCCTCAT
This sequence is a window from Streptomyces sp. NBC_00582. Protein-coding genes within it:
- a CDS encoding tyrosine-type recombinase/integrase — translated: MAYGGEGLCYLHTENLVSWQAYQRRKGRPDGVDVFLIGREPYPDFGKCRVVACSDPAAQWLGFCVVHGSRYKAAGLPGGARCGGAAGKHLPAERPEALYEDRAAFERWCVQENPIARMDGRLSLLGLRPLVRAEIKWTIVQHIQGPTEGAHWPLTFVQRVVNYCRLQDVSSLADLDLDRFRQDSVNVSKIARRMLRYLQLLYFTREDTKEIGYIELDHFGVRLKQSAGHVDLTGVSQRWLRDLLWEWLENRLLTDPPRSITPIANPKRGCMELSAFLESRAPEGGHNPSFLTRQHMLDFVVDQRYRASHGLKSLAIHDVRTGEPNTVKAATVSRVFDGARQVLRAAMENGRASQLGVDNAFVVALPHGGNSRGGRRKPFSDEMARALANGANLQRFDDMDVEDRGLRLVWEALVLTGRRCGEVLEVRLECIGRYKGLPMFWHDQTKVGNMDEGIRIPERLFQAIGQRQAKTIARFVQRHGRPPTAQERSEIALFPRRGTNRSLLKSVSYGWFQSLFSDWVATLDLAHCVAHQARHTLATNLLKAGANLTHVKRYLGQVSDAMAEHYVHLANTDPKLEQALNAVWVAGPGSAEPGLVLSAGEDMTREQAEALAIDLTRRSTPAEGGFCTFQPVVNGDACPWNVDCHNCDKFVLSGADLVYWHRKREQWRTVAEGADDPKVADYLHDFFEPTARAIDGLEKALAAVGLLDEALTLDLRRPQDYFGRVWSTAFRAQELARHEAETDEEAA